Genomic segment of Vibrio natriegens NBRC 15636 = ATCC 14048 = DSM 759:
AGATTTATGGCAGGCGCTCGATAAAGAAACCGCCCGCCATGAAGTTGAATGGCACTGGGTAAAAGGTCATGCGGGCCACAGAGAAAACGAAATCTGTGATGAATTAGCCCGAACAGCAGCGGAAAACCCGACTGAAGAAGACACTGGCTATCAAGCATCCTAACGCTTATCGCTCGACATCTTTTTCACTCCAGCACCCTCTCGATTCATAACCCCAAGTGGTGTGAGCTTTTTCTTTAAACGCCAGTGCGGCTTGATTGGCTTGAGAGGGTATGTTCGTTTACGGGCAACGATATAATACAGACTGCCCGCTGGCGATGCCCATTCCCCTAAACTATTTTCAAACCAAGTCCACATTGTGCGGTAGCGTGTCATAGGGAAAAGTGCATAGCGATCACGATGAATCACCTGATAGTTAAGCAGCCCCAGCCAGTCCTGAACACGATTCGATGAGAACATTCGGCCACTCCAAGGCAAATTGTTTTTACGCCACGGGAACAGACTCGCCAAGCCAGTAAAGCTAAATGGATTAAAACCAGTAATGATCAGGTAGCCATCATCCATCATCACTCTGTCCACTTCTCTTAATAGACGGTGAGGATCACGTGCGTAGTCTAGCTGATGAGCCAGAATTGCCACATCAAAGCTTTTTTCCAAAAAGGGTAATTCGTAACCATCCGCAACGACATTATGCAACGGGTTCTGGATATCTACGTTGACTTGGTGTTGAATGTTACAATTACTGCTGGTTAGCTCACAGCTCAACCCGCCCAGTTTGAGCATGTGGTAACCGAAGAGTTTCGGACACCACTCATCAAACCGAGTTTGGATTGACTCAAGCACCCAAGGTCCATTATTCAGATCGGACCAAGTCGACGGGTGTGGTATAGTTTTGTTGCTGAGTGCTGGTTTCATTAACCACCTAACTATAATGGGTGACGGAGAACGAATCGTGTTAGAGATCAAAAGCATACCCGCATTTAATGATAATTACATCTGGCTAATACAAAATAGCGATAAACGTTGTGCCGTTGTTGATCCGGGTGATGCAAAGCCTGTATTGGAATACTTACAAGCTAACGAGTTAACTTTAGAAGCGATTATGATTACGCACCACCACAATGATCACATTGGTGGCGTTCCAGATTTAGTCCGTGCATTTCCTGATGTTACCGTTGTTGGCCCTAAAGCAGAGCCTATCCCAACGCTAACCGTACCAATGGAAGAAGGTGACAAACTAGAGCTGTTCGGCGAAATCTTTATGGTGATGGGTTTACCAGGTCACACGCTAGGTCATATAGGCTATGTTGGTGATGGCAAATTGTTTTGCGGTGATGTGCTATTTTCTGCAGGGTGCGGTCGTATTTTTGAAGGCACAGCAGAACAAATGTTTGATTCACTGAGCAAAATCGCTGCGCTTCCTGATGAAACCCAAGTCTATTGCGCGCATGAGTACACTGCCAGCAACGTCGCGTTCGCGCTTGCTGTCGAGCCAGACAATGAGAAGCTTCGCCAGTACCGCGATGATGTAAACCGACTACGTGCACTGAACATCCCTACCCTTCCAACCACGTTACGTCAAGAGAAATGGATCAATCCATTTTTGCGCACTAATCACCCAGAAGTCATTAAGTCTGTGACGAATCGCATAAAAAATGACGATCCATGCTCTGTTTTTACCGCATTAAGAGTGTGGAAGAACGAATTTTAACCAATTTTTACTTGTAAGTTTACAAGACCCCAGTATTATCATGGATTGATTTTTCAGAGAGGCGCTTTCGGCGCTTCTCTGCGTTTTGGGTAGAATATAAATCTAATTTTATGTCGACCCATTGCATATTCAGAGGTTTTAACCTCATTTATTAGTGTTTAAAGAAATATGTCTATTATCTTGCGATTGCCACGTAGCGCTTGCTACGCGACAGGCTGGAGAAGATAAAAAGGCCCTAAATAGGCTGAATCCATGCGTTTGAAGTACAGTTTGGCTTTGGCGTTATTGCTTTCTGGTTGTCAGATGACCTCTCCAGATTCAACAACGTCAACACCAGAGACCAACAAATCAGAGCTAGCGGCTAAACAAA
This window contains:
- a CDS encoding class I SAM-dependent methyltransferase, which translates into the protein MKPALSNKTIPHPSTWSDLNNGPWVLESIQTRFDEWCPKLFGYHMLKLGGLSCELTSSNCNIQHQVNVDIQNPLHNVVADGYELPFLEKSFDVAILAHQLDYARDPHRLLREVDRVMMDDGYLIITGFNPFSFTGLASLFPWRKNNLPWSGRMFSSNRVQDWLGLLNYQVIHRDRYALFPMTRYRTMWTWFENSLGEWASPAGSLYYIVARKRTYPLKPIKPHWRLKKKLTPLGVMNREGAGVKKMSSDKR
- the gloB gene encoding hydroxyacylglutathione hydrolase, encoding MLEIKSIPAFNDNYIWLIQNSDKRCAVVDPGDAKPVLEYLQANELTLEAIMITHHHNDHIGGVPDLVRAFPDVTVVGPKAEPIPTLTVPMEEGDKLELFGEIFMVMGLPGHTLGHIGYVGDGKLFCGDVLFSAGCGRIFEGTAEQMFDSLSKIAALPDETQVYCAHEYTASNVAFALAVEPDNEKLRQYRDDVNRLRALNIPTLPTTLRQEKWINPFLRTNHPEVIKSVTNRIKNDDPCSVFTALRVWKNEF